TTGCAAGGTTTAgatatttcgtttttttttttaaatgattttttctaTCAGTATCTGAATGGGTAGGAAAATGGTAAAGATGGCGAGGATAACGAACGAGAAGACGAGAATAACGACTTACAGGAAGAGGAAGGAATGTTTGTTTAAGAAAGCCAGTGAGTTCTCAACACTTTGTGGCGTCAACACATGTCTGATCGTGTACGGCCCGAGCAGAGCAGGGGACGAGAGGATCGACCACCCCGAGTTATGGCCCAAGGATGAGAGAAAAGTTAGAGAGATCATAACCAAGTATAGAGACACCGCCCCGAGCAGCTGCACCAAGACTTACTCTGTACAAGAATGCTTGGAGAAAAGTAAGATCAAGGTGGAGAAAGAGAAGTATTGTCCGTGGGACAACAAGCTCGACAAGTGTTCTTTAAACGAGCTGTACGCGGCTTTCTTGACAGTTTGTAACAAGATTCAGGAAGCTTCGAAAAGGAACCAGAAATTTCCTGACGCTTCTAATTGGTCTACTCATGACCAACTTGGTTTCATCGGTTACAACCAGCCATGTCTCGAGCAACATCAGTTGTTTCCTATGTCTTCAGTGGAGCAGAACGGTTTCTCGTTTCTCCCGTTTCTTAACCAAATGACCTCGAACACCGCGGAAGTTGCGACTTTCTCGAATGTGACAGAACCGGAGATG
This genomic interval from Raphanus sativus cultivar WK10039 unplaced genomic scaffold, ASM80110v3 Scaffold0280, whole genome shotgun sequence contains the following:
- the LOC130501767 gene encoding agamous-like MADS-box protein AGL82, encoding MGRKMVKMARITNEKTRITTYRKRKECLFKKASEFSTLCGVNTCLIVYGPSRAGDERIDHPELWPKDERKVREIITKYRDTAPSSCTKTYSVQECLEKSKIKVEKEKYCPWDNKLDKCSLNELYAAFLTVCNKIQEASKRNQKFPDASNWSTHDQLGFIGYNQPCLEQHQLFPMSSVEQNGFSFLPFLNQMTSNTAEVATFSNVTEPEMTQAMFYGSCSDGQYVPMVHKTDYMEPVQWGLGNRVFNNVKPFADYPALRFGQVNDLESSGKTPM